The Streptomyces noursei ATCC 11455 sequence GACCACCAGGCCGCACTGAAGGCGGTCGCGGACGAACTGGCCGCCGACGGCCTCGGCCTGGACTCCCCGGAGCTGGCCGCGATCGGGCACCGGGTGGTGCACGGCGGGCTGAAGTTCACCGCACCGACCGTCATCGACGAGGCGGTGCTCAAGGAGATCGAGCGGCTGGTGCCGGTGGCCCCGCTGCACAACCCGGCCAACATCACCGGGATCCGCACCGCCCAGGCGCTGCGCCCCGACCTCCCGCAGGTCGCGGTCTTCGACACCGCCTTCCACACCACGATGCCGGAGCACGCGGCCCGCTACGCCATCGACGTGGCGACCGCCGACGCGCACCGCATCCGCCGCTACGGCTTCCACGGCACCTCGCACGCCTACGTCTCCCGCCGCACCGCGGAGCTGCTCGGCAAGGCGCCGGAGGACATCAACGTGATCGTGCTGCACCTGGGCAACGGCGCCTCCGCGTCCGCGGTCCGGGGCGGCCGGTGCGTGGACACCTCCATGGGCCTGACCCCGCTGGAGGGCCTGGTCATGGGCACCCGCTCCGGTGACATCGACCCGGCGGTGACCTTCCACCTCAAGCGGGTGGCCGGGATGTCCGCGGACGAGATCGACGAGCTGCTCAACAAGAAGAGCGGCCTGCTCGGGCTGTGCGGCGACAACGACATGCGGGAGATCCGCCGCCGGATCGACAGCGGCGACGAGCGCGCCGCGCTCGCCTTCGACATCTACATCCACCGGCTGAAGAAGTACATCGGCGCCTACACCGCGGTGCTCGGCAAGGTCGACGCGGTGGCCTTCACCGCGGGCGTCGGCGAGAACGCCGCCCCGGTCCGGGCCGCCGCCGTCGCGGGCCTGGAGGAGCTGGGCATGGCGGTGGACGCCGCGCTCAACGCCGTACGGTCCGACGAGCCGCGGCTGATCTCGCCCGACTACGCCCGGGTCGCGGTCGCCGTGGTCCCCACCGACGAGGAACTGGAGATCGCCCAGCAGACATACGCCCTGGTCACCGCCTAGTCCGGCGCTGGCCCGCGGATCCCCCAGCGGGACCCGCTCGCTCCGCTCGCATCGCCTCGCGTCGGCTAAAGGGCCTTTGAAGCAGAGCGAAATATTCCGCTCCGAAACAAACCGATAGGATCGAGACATGCGCCGTTCCAAAATCGTCTGCACCCTGGGCCCCGCCGTCGACTCCTACGAGAAGCTGAAGACGCTGATCGAGGCCGGTATGAACGTGGCCCGCTTCAACATGAGCCACGGGACCCACTCGGAGCACGAGGAGCGGTACCACCGCCTCCGCAAGGCCGCCGAGGAGACCGGCCGCGCCGTGGGCGTGCTGGCCGACCTCCAGGGCCCCAAGATCCGCCTGGAGACCTTCGCCGACGGCCCGGTCGAGCTGGTGCGCGGCGACGAGTTCGTCATCACCACCGAGGACGTGCCCGGCGACAAGCACATCTGCGGCACCACCTACAAGGGCCTGCCCGGCGACGTCTCCAAGGGCGACCCGGTCCTGATCAACGACGGCAACGTCGCCCTCCAGGTCGTCGAGATCGACGGCCCGCGGGTGCGCACCATCGTCATCGAGGGCGGGGTCATCTCCGACCACAAGGGCATCAACCTGCCCGGCGCCGCGGTCAATGTCCCGGCGCTGTCCGAGAAGGACATCGAGGACCTGAAGTTCGCCCTGCACATGGGCTGCGACATGGTCGCGCTGTCCTTCGTGCGGGACGCCAAGGACGTCCAGGACGTGCACCGCGTCATGGACGAGGTGGGCCGCCGGGTCCCGGTCATCGCCAAGGTCGAGAAGCCGCAGGCGGTCGCCAACATGCAGGAGGTCGTGATGGCCTTCGACGCGGTGATGGTGGCCCGTGGCGACCTGGCGGTGGAGTACCCGCTGGAGAAGGTCCCGATGGTGCAGAAGCGGCTGGTCGAGATGTGCCGCCGGAACGCCAAGCCGGTGATCGTCGCGACCCAGATGATGGAGTCGATGATCACCAACTCCCGGCCCACCCGCGCCGAGGCGTCCGACGTCGCCAACGCCATCCTCGACGGCGCGGACGCGGTGATGCTCTCCGCGGAGTCCTCGGTCGGCCAGTACCCGATCGAGACCGTCAAGACGATGTCGAAGATCGTCGAGGCGGCCGAGGAGGAGCTGCTGTCCAAGGGCCTCCAGCCGCTGGTGCCCGGCAAGAAGCCGCGCACGCAGGGCGGTGCGGTGGCCCGCGCGGCCTGCGAGATGGCCGACTTCCTGGACGGCAAGGCGCTGGTCGCCTTCACCAAGTCCGGTGACACCGCCCGCCGGCTGTCCCGTTATCGCGCCGCCCAGCCGATCCTGGCCTTCACCACCGACCTCGCCACCCGCAACCAGCTCACCCTGAGCTGGGGCGTGGACAGCTTCGTCGTCCCGCACGTCGACAACACCGACGCGATGGTCGACCTGGTGGACGCCGAGCTGCTCAAGCTCAAGCGCTACAGCGAGGGCGACACCATGATCATCACCGCCGGTTCGCCCCCCGGCGTCCCCGGCACCACCAACATGGTCCGGGTGCACCACCTCGGCGGCGAGCGCGCCTGACGCGCCGTCCCCGGACGCACGAACGGCGGTGGGCCGCCCCCTGGTTCAAGGGGGCGGCCCACCGCCGTTCGTGCGGCTCCCGGAAAGGTCGTACCGGATCCGGCCGGGCCGGTCAGTCCTCGATGGACACCCGCATGCCCGGGACGTGGAGGTTGCCTCCGAACTGGCCCGCCTGGTCCAGCTTCACCTTGCTGAAGTAGGCGAACGGGACGTTGAGCGGCGGCGGGTGCTCCGGGTCGAAGACGATCGGGATCAGCCCGAAGAGGTTGCCCTGCAGCCGCTCGGTGTACAGCGTCACCTTGCCGCCGCGGATGGTGGACGTGGAACCCGGGGTCGACCGCACGTGGTAGTGCTTGCCGGACGCCGGGTCGTCGACGATCTGGTGCAGATCGCCGATGTCGATGCTGTCCGCGGTGAACTTCAGGGCCTGCTTGGTGTGGCCGTCCTGGGTCATGACGTTGACCACCCCCGCGTAGTCCAGGCCGCGCAGGGTCAGCCCGCTGGACTCCAGGTGCCAGGGCAGGTTCGGCAGGGTGTCGGGCGTCTGCTCGTCCGTGCCCTTCTGCTTGTTCTCGACGACGCAGGGGAACGCCGGCTTGCCGCTGGAGTCCTTGCCGTCGAGCCCACCGCCGGGCAGGGCGTTGTCGACCGTGCCGACGGCGCCGTGCACGGTGTCGTTGACCGCCTTCGAGGGGTTCTTCAGCGCGTCGCCCACCGGCTTGGTGACCTCGTCCAGGCCGGGACCGGAGTCCGACGACGAGCCCCCGGCCGACGGGGTCGGCGACGGCGACTTCGTGGCGGACGCGGACGGCGAGGGGCTCGGCGAGGCGGACGGCTCCGCGGTCTTCTTGTGCACGCCGAAGAGGTCGCCGAGCGCGTCGCCGATCCCGCCCAGCAGCCCGCCGTCGTCCTTCTTCTCCGGGGAGGCGGAGGGCGACGGGGTCGCGGAGGCGGACGGCGCGACCGGCTTGGTGCTCCCCGCGTCCTCGCCGGCCGACGGCGACGGCGAGGCGCTGGGCTTCGCGGACGGCGTGCCGTCCTTGGCGGTGTCCCCGGCGGTGTCCTTGCCGCCGCCCTTCGCCGCGTCCTTGGTGTCCTTGGCGCCGTCCTTGGCCTTGGCGTCCTTACCGGACGTGTCCGGGGCGGTGACGCAGGGGCCGTTCCTGAAGGGGCTCTCCGGCGGCGCCGGCTTGGCTATCGCCATCTGGGGCGTCAGCCCCATGCCCATGAGGACGGCGGACGGCATCGCCGCGATGGCGATCGCCTTGCCCGCGGGCACATGCAGGCGGCTCAGCAGCGGCTTTCGGGGCGCCGCGTGCTTCGGCCCGCCCCCCACGCCTGGACGACGCGGGGGGACTCCCCTCGCCCCGGCGGCTGCGCCCTCCTCGTGCAGCTCGTCACCCGGCACGGTGCCTCCCGTTCCTTCCATTGGTCGGGCTCGTTCCTGACAGGTCGTCCAGTCCGTTGCCCAACCCGGGGCCACCGGCCGCCGGCGCGGGGTTGGTGGCGATCACCGGCCCGACGACGCGGTCCGGTTCGCCGGGCCCCTCCTCGCTCCGCGCGGGCCCGCCCGGCGCCCAGGAGACGCCCAGCGCGCCGCCGATCAGCCCCATCAGGAAGCCGACCACGAGGCCGCCGAAGTTCGAGACGACCAGGGAGACCAGGGCCAGCAGGATCGCCGCGACGCCCGCGAAGACCCGCGAGGCCGGCTGGAACCACATGGTCAGGCCGAGCACCACCAGCAGCACGCCGATGATCAGCGAGCCGGCGCCGGCGGTGGTCGCCATGCGGACGGTGAGCGACCCGATGGTGAGGTTCGCGTAGGGGAGATACATGATCGGGACGCCGGCCAGGATGGTCAGCAGTCCGCCCCAGAACGGGCGTTGTCCGCGCCACTCCCGGAACGCCTGCCGCTTCCCGCCTCGGGTCTCGTTCGGCTCAGGTCGCTGTTCCGCGCTCATGCGCCAGCCTCCTTGCGGTCGGCGGGCCCACATCCGCGCCGCGCGTACGTGTCGTTGACTCTCCCCCAGCCTCCGGCCGGGGAGGAGACCCCCGTGCTCCAGTCACTCATGTCGTCCGGCTCCTCGGGACTGGCAAATCGGTGGTTCTGCAGGCACTTCAGCGCTACCGGGCACACGGGCACGGGGAACGGCTCGCGCCGTACAGCTCTCCCCGCGCCCGCACGCTCAGCGCATCAGTAGCACTCGTTCTTGCCCTTGCTGACGCTCATCTTGAGGCCGCTGAGCTTGAAGGTGCCGGCCGTGGTGGCCCAGGCACGCTGCTGCACCTTGGTCAGCGTGGCGGTGTCGGCCTCCTGGGCGAAGGAGCCGGGGTCGGCCTTGTCGCCCTTCTTGATACCGGGGCCCTTGGACGTCGAACCCGCCGCAACACCGATGTTGATGTTGTTGAAGGTCGCGTCCGCGTTCAGCTGGTCCAGGTCGATGTAGAGGTTCTTGGCCTCCACCGGGTCCTTGCCGCCGCCGGCCTGGAGCTTCATCGACACGTCGCCGAAGAGCGGGACCGGCACGACGACGGACTGGCACAGGTTGCGGATCTTGGCGGTGCTGAACGCCGAGACCGCCACCGGGACGTTCGTGCCGTTCTTCTGGGCGTCGACCGCGCCGTACTGGACGAAGCCGGTGCCGTCCAGCCGGTCCGTGCTGACCTTGAACTGCTGGCCGGACACGCTGAACGACGCCGCCAGGGCACCCTGCGAGAGGGCGACGCCGATCGCGGCGGTGGCCGCGACACTCGGCACCATGACGACGGCGAACCGCTTCCATCTGGTCCCGCCACGAGTCAGGGACTCCATGACTTTCCTCCTTCTCGGACGTACATCTCCGGTACGCGCCGCCTCCGTTGAAGGCAGCCGTACCTGGGATGGGAGAAGTGCTACGTCCTCGGGAAGGAGAGCGCCCGTCTCGGAGGCACAGCGTGTATCCGAATACCGGCGATCACCCCCGAGCGACAACCACTGGCCACGCTCTCGCGCAACCTCACCGGACAGGCCCCGCCCAAGGGCAGAGACCCCCCTGTCCGCGGTCGGCGCCACTGCCGCCGACCCACTCGGTGGGGACCCAAATACCCCGCGGCGCCGACCGGATGCCGGGCTGCGGGAATGGACCGAGCGTGGCCGATCGTCGTCCATTCCCGCCCGGCGCACAAGGCCCTCGTTACTTGCGGGTAACGGGCCGATAACTACGCCGCGACACACGGAGATCATCCGGGCACCCAGCGTCGTCCCTGATGACGCCCAAACAAGGGGCAATTCTGAGCAGAATCCGGCAAATTGGCCGCCTGCTCTTACTCCAAGTAACAGCGGCCACGTTTACCAAGTTTCGGTAAAGCGTGGCCGCTGCTCCGTTTGCCGGACGTGTGTGCGGGAGTTGCCGCAGGACGGAACCGGACGGGACGGAAATGTGCCGGAAAAGACCCGGCACGAGGGGGAATTCGACGCGGAGCGCCGTCTCCCGGGGGGTGGTGGGCGGGGAACGCGCCGGCTCAGAACAGGACGCGCGCCAGCGCGGTGCGCGCCTTGCTCACCCGCGGGTCGTCCGCGCCGATCACGTCGAACAGCTCCAGCAGCCGCACCCGCGCGGCCTCCCGGTCCTCCCCGGCCGTCCGCTGCACGGCGTCGACCAGCCGGCCGAAGGCGTCCTCGACATGTCCGCCCACCAGGTCCAGGTCCGCGGCCCTGATCTGCGCCTGGACGTCGGCCGGGCGCTCCGCGGCCTCCTTGCGCACCGCCTGCGGGTCCAGGTCCTGCACCCGCTGGAGGAGTTCGGCCTGGGCCAGACCGAGCTTGGCCTCCGGGTTGGTCGGGTCGTCGGAGAGGACGTTCTGGTAGGCGCGGATGGCGCCGCCGAGGTCACCGGCGTCCAGCGCGTCCGCCGCCGTGGTCAGCGCCGCGTCGTACGGGCCGACCGGCGCCGGGGCCGGGGCGTCGGCCTGCTCGGCCGCCGCCGGGTCGACCGGCGCGCCCACGATGCCGAACTGCTGCTCGGCGACCTGCACCAGCTGGTCCAGCACCTGCCGCAGCTGCGCCTCGGGGACCGCGCCCTGGAAGAGCGGGATCGGCTGGCCCGCGACCACCGCGAACACCGCCGGGATGCCCTGCACCCCGAACTGCTGGAACAGCATCTGGTTGCTGTCGACGTCGATCTTGGCGAGGACGAACTTGCCGGCGTACTCCGCCGCGAGGCTCTCCAGCAGCGGACCGAGCTGCTTGCACGGCTGGCACCACTCGGCCCAGAAGTCGATGACGACCGGGACCTCGGTGGAACGCTGCAGGACGTCCTGCTGGAACCCCGCCTCGTCGACGTCGAACACCAGGCGGGTGGCACCGGCCGGCGCCGCGCCCGTGCGGGCGGCCTCGGCGCGGGCCTGCTCGGCCTTCTGCTTCGCTTCGCCGGCCGCCTTCACCGCGGCGAGGTCGACGACTCCACTCATGGACATGTTGCGTGGCTGCATGGGTCCATCCTCCCCCCTGAGCGGCCGGTTCCGGAAAGCGATCCGGAAAGCGGGCCCACGCCCCGCCGGCAGGCCCCGCTGGAGTGCGGTCCGCGCCGGGGATCCGGTGCCCGATGGACGGCCCCGAGGGGCCGCTGTGCGCGGCCATGGGTCCCCACCCACGGCCAGTGGCTGTCGCTCTTTCGCTACAGGTCGTAGCGTAACTCGCGACGCCCCCGCCCGGCACCCGGCTCCCCCCGCCCGCCGGGTGATCTCCCTCACGGACCGCGCCACCGGGCGGGGTCCGGATCGCCTACCGGCCGGTATGGTCGCCGGCATGCACCAGTCCGCCCGCTCCCCGAAAGGCCGCCCGGGCCGCCCCCGCAGCGTCGAGACCGATCACGCGATCCTCGACGCCACCCGCGCCGCGCTCGTGGACGTGGGCTGGGGCGGGCTCACCATGGGCGAGGTCGCCGCCCGCGCCGGGGTCGCCAAGACCACCCTCTACCGCCGCTGGGCCAACAAGAGCGAACTGGTCGTGGACGCCGTGGCGGTCCTCTTCGACGAACTGGAACTCCCCGACCGGGGCTGCCTGCAGTCCGACATCGAGGGCGTGGTGCTCCAGTTCGGCGCGCTGCTGGCCCGGCCCGAGACCAAGACCGCGCTGATGGCGGTGGTCGCCGAATCCACGACCGACGACGCGCTGCGCGAGCGGATCCGCTCGGCGATCGTGGAACGGCAGAAACGGCTGGTGCTGCTGGGCCGTTCCCGGGCGCAGGCGCGCGGCGAACTGCCGCCGGACGCCGGCGGGCCCGAGGGCGAACGGGCCGCGGAGCGCACCGTGGGCCTGATCTTCGACGTGATCGCCGGGGCCGTGGTCCACCGCCTGCTGGTCAGCGCGGAGCCGGTGGACACCGGCTGGGCGCGGCAGTTCACCACGCTGCTGCTGGCCGGCCTGGCCGGGCTGAAGCCGTAGTCACGACCACCGCCGCGGCCCGGCCGGCGTCCACCGGTCCCGCGCCGCCTCACACCTGGTAGCGCTCCGCCCGGAACAGGTGCAGGTGCTCGGCCACCCACTCCGAGGTCCGCGCCAGCCCCTCCTTGAGGGTGACCTCCGGCTGCCACGAAGCCCACTGGCGGGCCCGGGAGTTGTCCGACAGCAGCCGCTCCACCTCGCTGCCCGAGGGCCGCAGCCGCTCGGCGTCCACCACCACCTCGGCGTCCCGCCCGGAGGCCGCGATCAGCGCCTCGGCCAGCGCCCCGATGGTGATCTCCCGGCCGCTGCCGAGGTTGACGACCTGCCCCAGCGCCCGGTCGCAGTCGGCCAGCGCCATGAACCCGGCCGCGGTGTCGGTGACGAACGTGAAGTCCCGGGTCGGGGTCAGCGAACCGAGCTTGATCTGCCGGGCGCCGGAGTGCAGTTGGGCCAGGATCGTCGGGATCACCGCGCGGGCGGACTGCCGGGGCCCGTAGGTGTTGAACGGCCGCACCACCGTCACCGGCAGTTCGAAGGCGTGCCAGTGGGACAGCGCCATCATGTCCGCGCCGATCTTCGAGGCGGAGTACGGCGACTGCGGCTGGAGCGGGTGCTCCTCGCTGATCGGCGCGGTCCGCGCGGTCCCGTACACCTCGCTGGTGGAGGTGTGCACCATCCGCCGCACCCCGTGCCGACGGCACGCCTCGGCGACGTTCTCGGTGCCCACCACGTTGGTCTGCACATACGCGCCGGGCGAGTCATAGCTGTAGGGGATGCCGATCAGCGCGGCCAGGTGGAAGACGGTGTCGCAGCCGGCGACGGCGTCCATCACCCGGCCAGCGTCCCGGACGTCGCCGGCGACCATCTCCACCGGGCCGCCCGGCACCAGGTAGCGGGCCAGGTTCCCCTTCTCCGCGTACGGCTTGTAGTGGACGAAGGCGCGCACCTCGGCGCCGGCCTCCACCAGCAGATCGACCAGCGTCGACCCGATGAACCCCTCGGCCCCGGTGACCAGGACCTTCCGACCGGCCCACGGCCGGGACGCGGTGCTCCGCGTGCTCATGCTGACTCCTTCAGTGTGGTGACGAGGTGGTGGGGGTGGGGATGGCCGGCCAGCGTCAGGGTCCGCGCGGCCAGCAGGTCGGCGGCCCGGGAGTGCGTGCCGGGGTCGGCCGCCGCGCCCATCGCGGCCAGCCGGTCCGGATCGGCCAACAGCGGGGTGACCAGCGCGTCCAGCCGCTCGGCGGTGACCTCCGCGTCGGGCAGCAGCAGTCCCGCCCCGGCGTCGGAAAGCACCCGGGCGTTGTGCGTCTGGTGGTCGCCGGGCGCGTGCGGGTACGGGACGAGGACGGCCGGCATCCCGATCGTGGCCAGTTCGGCGACGGTCGCCGATCCGGCCCGGCACAGCACCAGGTCGGCCGCCGCGTACGCCAGGTCCATCCGGTCCAGGTACGGCACCGCCTCGGCGACCGCCGCCCCGCCGTTCGCTTCCAGGGCGGCCCGGGTGGCGTCCAGCGCCGCCGGCCCGGTCTTGATCAGCAGCCGCAGCCGGTTCCGGCCCAGGTAGCGGGCCGCGAGGCCGACGGCGCCCTCGGTGAGCCGGGCGGCGCCCAGGCTGCCGCCGTTGACCAGCAGCAGCCGCGCCTCCTCCGGGATCCCCAGGGCCGACCGGGCGGCCGACCGCAGCGCCACCCGGTCCAGGCCGGCCAGCGGCCCGGTCAGCGGCATCCCGACCGTCTCGGCCTGCGCACCGCCCGCCAGGTGGGGACGGCTGCGGTCGAAGGCCAGGGCGATGTGCGGGGTGAGCCGGGCGGCGAACTTGTTGGCCCGGCCGGGCACCGCGTTGGACTCGTGGATCAGGCTGGGCAGTCCCGCCATCCGGGCCCCGACGATCACCGGGGCGCTCGGGTAGCCGCCCATCCCGACGGCGACCTGGGCGCCCTGGTCCCGCAGGATCGCCCGGCACTGGGCGCCCGAGCGCAGCAGCGCGGCCGGCAGCAGATAGCGTCTGGCGCCCAGCGCCGGGTCGAAGGGGATCATGTCGACGGTGTGGAGCCGGTAGCCGGCCTGCGGGATCAGCCGCGTCTCCAGGCCGCGGTCGGTCCCCACGAAGGAGATCACCGCGTCCGGCACGGCCCGGCGCAGCGCGTCGGCGAGTGCGATTCCGGGATAGATATGGCCGCCGGTGCCGCCCGCACCGATCACGACCGAGAGTGGTGTGCGCATGGCCGCCACGCTCGTCCGCCGCCTTAAGAACGTTCTAAGACGCCGTTTGGGAGCCTGGAGCCATGACCGCACGCCCCTCCCCCGCGCCCGCCGCCGGCGACTCCCCGCCGCCCGCCGCCCCCAGGATCCTGGTCGTCGACGACGAACCGGAGGTCCGCGCCGCCGTGGCGGACGGCCTCGCCGTCGAGGGCTACGCGGTCCGCGGCGCCGCCGACGGCCTGGCCGCGCTCTCCGAGGTCGCCACCTGGCAGCCGGACGCCCTCGTCCTCGACGTGATGATGCCGGTGCTGGACGGCCTGGCGGTCTGCCGCCGGCTGCGCGCCCTCGACGACCGCACCCCGATCCTGGTCCTGACCGCCCTGGACTCGGTCAGCGAACGGGTCGACGGCCTGGACGCCGGCGCCGACGACTACCTGGTCAAGCCGTTCGCCCTGGACGAGTTGATCGCCCGGGTCCGCGCCCTGCTGCGGCGGGCCGCGGCCTCCGCCGCCGCCGACTCCCGACTGGCCTTCGCCGACCTGGTCGTCGATCCCGCCACCCGCAGCGGCCACCGCGGCGGCCGGCCGCTGGAGTTCAGCCGCACCGAGTACGCGCTGCTGGAGCTGCTGCTCCAGCACCCCGGCCAGGTGCTGCCGCGGGAGACGATCCTGGAGCGGGTCTGGGGCCGGGACTTCGGCCCGGACTCCAACTCCCTGGCCGTCTACATCGGTTATCTGCGCCGCAAGCTGGAGGCCGGCGGCGAGCCGCGGCTGGTGCACACCGTGCACGGCATCGGCTACCGCCTCGACCGGCCGGAGGGCGCGTGAGCGAGCGGAGCGAGCTCATCCTGGGACGGCGCGCGCCGCGCGCATGCGAGGGCGGGCGAAGGGAGCCTTCGGTATGAGTGGCCGGCGCCGCCTGGGCGGCCGCTGGGTCCGCCGTCGACCGCTGCGCACCCGGCTGGCGTTGGCCGCCTCCGCCGCGGTGGCGCTGGTCGCGGTCGGCGTCTGCGCGGCCGCGTTCGTCGTCCTGCGCGTGCAGATGACCCGTCAGCTCGACCTCAACCTGGCGCAGACCGCCACCCAGCTCCTCCAGCGGATGCGCGACTGGGGCCCGACCGCGGGCGACGCCTCCTGCCAGTACCCGGCCGCCGCCTGCGTCCAGATCGTCCCCGCCGACCGGGCCAAGGACGCCCGCGGCCCGTACGTCCTGCCGGTCTCCGCGGCCACCCGCGAGGTGGCCGCCGGCCACCGCACGCCCTACTACACCAACCTCACCGTCGCCTCCCACCCCGTCCGGGTGTTCACCACCCGCGTCCCCCACCGGGACGAGGTGCTCCAGGTGGGCCTGCGCTCCGACACCGTCGAACGCGGGGTGCGGCAGGCGGCCTGGGCGCTGGCCGCGGTCGGCGGCGCGGGCGTGCTGCTCGCCGCCGGCCTCGGCTACTGGGTCTCCCGCACGGGCCTGGCCCCGGTCGCCCGGCTCACCGCCACCGCGGAGCGGATCGCCACCACCCGCGACCCCCGGCACCGCATCGACCTCCCGGCGGGACCGTCCGGCCACGAGGACGAGCTCACCCGGCTCGCCGCCAGCTTCAACACCATGCTCGGCGAACTGGAGCAGTCCGTCACCGCCCAGCGCCGGCTGGTCGCCGACGCCTCCCACGAGCTGCGCACCCCGCTCACCGCGCTCCGCACCAACGCCGAACTCCTGGCCCGCGCCGACCGCCTGACGGATGCTCAGCGGGATCGGGCGGCGGGGGCACTGACCCGCCAGCTCCGCGAGGTCACCACCCTCGTCAACGACCTCATCGAGCTCGCCCGCGACGAGGAGCCCCGGCCGCTGCTCGAACAGGTCCGCCCGGCCACCCTGCTGGACCACGCGGTGGCAGCCGCCCGCGAACACTGGCCGAACGTCGCCTTCACCCTCCACATCGCCCCCGAGGCGGCGGACACCACGCTCCCCGGCGTCCCCGCCCGACTGACCCGGCTGCTGTCCAACCTCCTGGACAACGCCGCCAAGTTCTCCCCGCCCGGCGGCCCGGTGGAGGCCGAACTCACGCCCGTGGCGGGCGAGTTGCACCTCACCGTCCGCGACCACGGCCCCGGGATCGCCGCGGACGACCTGCCGTACGTCTTCGACCGCTTCTACCGCGCCCAGGCCGCCCGGGCCCTGCCCGGCTCGGGCCTGGGCCTGGCCATGGCGCGGCAGATCGCGCGGGCGCACGGCGCCGAGCTCACCGCGGAGCAGGCGCCGGGCGGCGGCGCGCTGTTCCGCCTACGGATGCGGGGCGCGGAGCCCGCCACCGGGGCCGGGTGAGGGGGCGGCACTCCGGCTCCCGATCCCCGGGCGGCGGCGCGGCCGGCCGCCCGGGACCGGCCGCTCCCGTCGCACCGACGGGCCCCAGGTCCCGTCCGACCCTGACCCGTCGGACGGGCCCTAGAAGCCGGCCGGCTCGGTGTACGTCCCCCACTCGTCGCGCAGCGCGCCGCAGATCTCGCCGAGGGTCGCCTCCGCGCGGACGGCGTCCAGCATCGGCCCGATCATGTTGCGGTCGGCGCGGGCGGCGGCCAGCATCTCCTTCAGCGCGGCCTGCACCCGGGCGTCGTCGCGGGCCGCCTTGCGCTCGGCGAGGACCCGCACCTGCTCCCGCTCGACCTCGTGGCTGACCCGCAGGATCTCCAGGTCGCCGGTGACGGAGCCCTCGTGGCAGTTGACGCCGACGACCCTCTTGTCACCCTTCTCCAGGGCCTGCTGGTAGCGGAACGCGGACTCGGCGATCTCGCCGGTGAACCAGCCGTCCTCGATGCCCCGCAGGATGCCGGAGGTGATCGGACCGATCGGGTGCTGCCCGTTCGGCACCGCCCGCGCCCCGCGCTCCGTTATCTGCGCGAAGATCTTCTCGGCGTCCGCCTCGATCCGGTCGGTCAGCGCCTCGATGTACCAGGAACCGCCCAGCGGGTCGGCGACGTTGGCGACGCCGGTCTCCTCCATCAGCACCTGCTGGGTGCGCAGGGCGATCTCCGCGGCCTG is a genomic window containing:
- a CDS encoding UDP-N-acetylglucosamine--N-acetylmuramyl-(pentapeptide) pyrophosphoryl-undecaprenol N-acetylglucosamine transferase, with translation MRTPLSVVIGAGGTGGHIYPGIALADALRRAVPDAVISFVGTDRGLETRLIPQAGYRLHTVDMIPFDPALGARRYLLPAALLRSGAQCRAILRDQGAQVAVGMGGYPSAPVIVGARMAGLPSLIHESNAVPGRANKFAARLTPHIALAFDRSRPHLAGGAQAETVGMPLTGPLAGLDRVALRSAARSALGIPEEARLLLVNGGSLGAARLTEGAVGLAARYLGRNRLRLLIKTGPAALDATRAALEANGGAAVAEAVPYLDRMDLAYAAADLVLCRAGSATVAELATIGMPAVLVPYPHAPGDHQTHNARVLSDAGAGLLLPDAEVTAERLDALVTPLLADPDRLAAMGAAADPGTHSRAADLLAARTLTLAGHPHPHHLVTTLKESA
- a CDS encoding response regulator transcription factor yields the protein MTARPSPAPAAGDSPPPAAPRILVVDDEPEVRAAVADGLAVEGYAVRGAADGLAALSEVATWQPDALVLDVMMPVLDGLAVCRRLRALDDRTPILVLTALDSVSERVDGLDAGADDYLVKPFALDELIARVRALLRRAAASAAADSRLAFADLVVDPATRSGHRGGRPLEFSRTEYALLELLLQHPGQVLPRETILERVWGRDFGPDSNSLAVYIGYLRRKLEAGGEPRLVHTVHGIGYRLDRPEGA
- a CDS encoding HAMP domain-containing sensor histidine kinase; translation: MSGRRRLGGRWVRRRPLRTRLALAASAAVALVAVGVCAAAFVVLRVQMTRQLDLNLAQTATQLLQRMRDWGPTAGDASCQYPAAACVQIVPADRAKDARGPYVLPVSAATREVAAGHRTPYYTNLTVASHPVRVFTTRVPHRDEVLQVGLRSDTVERGVRQAAWALAAVGGAGVLLAAGLGYWVSRTGLAPVARLTATAERIATTRDPRHRIDLPAGPSGHEDELTRLAASFNTMLGELEQSVTAQRRLVADASHELRTPLTALRTNAELLARADRLTDAQRDRAAGALTRQLREVTTLVNDLIELARDEEPRPLLEQVRPATLLDHAVAAAREHWPNVAFTLHIAPEAADTTLPGVPARLTRLLSNLLDNAAKFSPPGGPVEAELTPVAGELHLTVRDHGPGIAADDLPYVFDRFYRAQAARALPGSGLGLAMARQIARAHGAELTAEQAPGGGALFRLRMRGAEPATGAG